The following are encoded together in the Pseudomonas xantholysinigenes genome:
- a CDS encoding sigma-54-dependent transcriptional regulator has translation MLGCQQALALEDIACEGVGSAEQALERIGDDFAGIVVSDIRLPGIDGLELLNRLKARDRSLPVVLITGHGDIDMAVGAMRNGAYDFMEKPFSPERLVEVVRRALEQRGLSREVFALRRQLAEQSSLEGRIIGRSPAMEQLRELISNVADTSANVLIEGETGTGKELVARCLHDFSRRQGQPFVALNCGGLPENLFESEIFGHEANAFTGAGKRRIGKIEHANGGTLFLDEVESMPVNLQIKLLRVLQERTLERLGSNQSIPVDCRVIAATKADLGALGQSGQFRSDLYYRLNVVTLELPPLRERREDILQLFEHFLQQSALRFDREAPTLDSQTLSQLMAHDWPGNVRELRNVAERHALGLPAFKKSTSGGASQGLGFAEAVEAFERNLLSDALQRTGGNLSQASQELGMAKTTLFDKVKKYGLG, from the coding sequence CTGCTCGGTTGCCAGCAGGCACTGGCCCTGGAAGACATCGCCTGCGAAGGCGTCGGCAGCGCCGAGCAGGCCCTCGAGCGTATCGGCGACGACTTCGCCGGTATCGTCGTCAGCGACATTCGCCTGCCGGGCATCGATGGCCTGGAGCTACTCAACCGCCTCAAGGCCCGTGACCGCAGCCTGCCGGTGGTGCTGATCACCGGCCACGGCGACATCGACATGGCAGTCGGCGCCATGCGCAACGGTGCCTACGACTTCATGGAAAAACCGTTCTCGCCGGAGCGCCTGGTCGAGGTGGTGCGCCGCGCCCTGGAACAGCGCGGGCTATCCCGCGAGGTGTTCGCCCTGCGTCGCCAGCTGGCCGAGCAAAGCAGCCTGGAAGGCCGCATCATCGGTCGCTCGCCGGCCATGGAACAGTTGCGCGAACTGATCAGCAACGTCGCCGACACCTCGGCCAACGTACTGATCGAAGGCGAGACCGGCACCGGCAAGGAGCTGGTCGCCCGCTGCCTGCACGACTTCAGCCGACGCCAGGGCCAACCGTTCGTGGCACTCAACTGCGGCGGCCTGCCGGAGAACCTGTTCGAAAGCGAGATCTTCGGCCATGAAGCCAACGCCTTCACCGGCGCCGGCAAGCGCCGTATCGGCAAGATCGAACACGCCAACGGCGGCACGCTGTTCCTCGACGAAGTGGAAAGCATGCCGGTCAACCTGCAGATCAAGCTGTTGCGCGTGCTGCAGGAACGCACCCTGGAACGCTTGGGTTCGAACCAGAGCATCCCGGTGGACTGCCGGGTGATCGCCGCGACCAAGGCCGACCTCGGCGCCCTGGGCCAAAGCGGCCAGTTCCGCAGCGACCTGTACTACCGCCTCAACGTCGTCACCCTCGAACTACCGCCGCTGCGCGAGCGCCGCGAAGACATCCTGCAGCTGTTCGAGCACTTCCTGCAGCAGTCGGCCTTGCGCTTCGACCGCGAAGCACCGACCCTCGACAGCCAGACCCTGTCGCAACTGATGGCCCATGACTGGCCGGGCAACGTCCGCGAGCTGCGCAACGTTGCCGAACGCCATGCCCTGGGCCTGCCCGCGTTCAAGAAAAGTACCAGCGGCGGCGCCAGCCAAGGGTTGGGCTTCGCCGAAGCAGTGGAGGCGTTCGAACGCAATCTGCTCAGCGACGCCCTGCAACGTACCGGCGGCAACCTTAGCCAGGCCAGCCAGGAGTTGGGCATGGCCAAGACCACGCTGTTCGACAAGGTAAAGAAATACGGGCTCGGCTAA
- the metR gene encoding transcriptional regulator MetR, which yields MLEIRHLKTLHALREADSLVEAAERLHLTQSALSHQFKELEERLGLPLFVRKTKPIRFTSAGLRLLQLADATLPLLRGAERDIARLAGGTAGRLHMAIECHSCFQWLMPTIDQFRDAWPEVELDLASGFAFAPLPALARGDLDLVVTSDPLDLAGITYVPLFTYEAMLAVANQHPLASKPYIVPQDLLDQTLITYPVERDRLDIFTRFLEPADIEPAAVRTSELTVMMMQLVASGRGVCGMPHWALHEYSSRGYVKGKRLGEKGLFATLYAAVRTDMLDAPYMRDFLLTAKDTSFATLDGVSAVR from the coding sequence GTGCTTGAGATCCGCCACCTGAAAACCCTTCATGCCTTGCGCGAAGCCGACAGCCTGGTGGAGGCCGCCGAGCGCCTGCATCTGACGCAATCGGCGCTGTCGCACCAGTTCAAGGAGCTCGAGGAGCGCCTGGGCCTGCCGCTGTTCGTGCGCAAGACCAAGCCGATCCGCTTCACCAGCGCCGGTCTGCGCCTGCTGCAACTGGCCGACGCCACCCTGCCACTGTTGCGCGGCGCCGAGCGCGATATCGCGCGCCTGGCCGGCGGCACCGCCGGGCGCCTACATATGGCCATCGAGTGCCACAGCTGCTTCCAATGGCTGATGCCGACCATCGACCAGTTCCGCGACGCCTGGCCGGAGGTGGAGCTGGACCTGGCCTCGGGCTTCGCCTTCGCCCCGCTGCCGGCGCTGGCCCGCGGCGACCTCGACCTGGTGGTGACCTCCGACCCGCTGGACCTGGCCGGCATCACCTACGTGCCGCTGTTCACCTACGAGGCCATGCTCGCCGTGGCCAACCAGCACCCATTGGCCAGCAAACCGTACATCGTGCCCCAGGACCTGCTCGACCAGACCCTGATCACCTACCCGGTGGAACGCGATCGCCTGGACATCTTCACCCGCTTCCTGGAGCCGGCCGATATCGAACCGGCCGCGGTGCGCACCTCGGAGCTGACGGTGATGATGATGCAACTGGTGGCCAGCGGCCGCGGCGTGTGCGGCATGCCGCACTGGGCGCTGCACGAATACAGCTCGCGGGGCTATGTGAAGGGCAAGCGCCTGGGCGAAAAAGGCCTGTTCGCCACGCTGTACGCGGCAGTGCGCACCGACATGCTCGATGCGCCGTACATGCGCGACTTCCTGCTGACCGCCAAGGACACCTCGTTCGCCACCCTCGATGGGGTCAGCGCGGTGCGTTGA
- a CDS encoding FMN-binding glutamate synthase family protein, whose protein sequence is MSLSLLSRYAFFAACVLFTLASLPFLAHDWLWPFTLTTGVLSLIGVFDLLQQRHAVRRNYPILGNIRYLVEGIRPEIRQYLLESDSDALPFSRAQRSLVYARAKNEASDKPFGTLIDVYESGFEFIGHSMRPAPLADPASFRVVVGGPQCSQPYSASIFNISAMSFGSLSANAIRALNQGAKLGNFHHDTGEGSISPYHREHGGDLVWELGSGYFGCRTPDGRFDPERFASQAQNPQVRMIEIKMSQGAKPGHGGILPKHKVTEEIAETRGVMMGEDCISPSRHSAFSTPIEMMQFIAQLRELSGGKPVGFKFCLGHPWEFMGIAKAMLETGILPDFIVVDGKEGGTGAAPVEFTDHIGVPLREGLLFVHNTLVGLNLRDKVKLGASGKIVSAFDIASVLAIGADWANSARGFMFAIGCIQSQSCHTNKCPTGVATQDALRQRALVVPDKAQRVLNFHHNTLRALAEMLAAAGLEHPAQLEAKHLVRRISATEIKLFSQMHVFLKPGELLTGEVNGQFYSRMWQLARADSFEPHSEVAA, encoded by the coding sequence ATGAGCCTGTCACTTCTCAGTCGTTACGCCTTTTTCGCCGCCTGCGTGCTGTTTACCCTCGCCAGCCTACCGTTCCTCGCGCATGACTGGCTGTGGCCCTTCACCCTGACCACCGGGGTGCTCAGCCTGATCGGCGTGTTCGACCTGCTGCAGCAACGCCACGCGGTGCGCCGCAACTACCCGATCCTCGGTAACATCCGCTACCTGGTCGAAGGCATCCGCCCGGAAATCCGCCAGTACCTGCTGGAGTCCGATAGCGATGCCCTGCCCTTCTCCCGCGCCCAGCGTTCGCTGGTCTACGCCCGGGCCAAGAACGAGGCCTCGGACAAGCCCTTCGGCACCCTGATCGACGTCTACGAGTCGGGCTTCGAATTCATCGGCCACTCCATGCGCCCGGCGCCGCTGGCCGATCCGGCCAGCTTCCGCGTGGTGGTCGGCGGCCCGCAGTGCAGCCAGCCGTATTCGGCGTCGATCTTCAACATCTCGGCCATGAGCTTCGGCTCGCTCAGCGCCAACGCCATCCGCGCCCTCAACCAGGGCGCCAAGCTGGGCAACTTCCACCACGACACCGGCGAGGGCAGCATCAGCCCGTACCACCGCGAGCATGGCGGCGACCTGGTGTGGGAACTGGGCAGCGGCTACTTCGGTTGCCGCACCCCGGACGGCCGCTTCGACCCCGAACGTTTCGCCAGCCAAGCGCAGAACCCACAGGTGCGGATGATCGAGATCAAGATGAGCCAAGGCGCCAAACCCGGCCATGGCGGTATCCTGCCCAAGCACAAGGTGACCGAGGAAATCGCCGAGACCCGCGGCGTGATGATGGGCGAGGACTGCATTTCGCCGTCACGCCACAGTGCCTTCTCCACCCCCATCGAAATGATGCAGTTCATCGCCCAGCTGCGTGAACTGTCCGGCGGCAAGCCGGTGGGCTTCAAGTTCTGCCTGGGCCATCCTTGGGAATTCATGGGCATCGCCAAGGCCATGCTGGAAACCGGCATCCTCCCCGACTTCATCGTCGTCGACGGCAAGGAAGGCGGCACCGGCGCGGCCCCCGTGGAGTTCACCGACCATATCGGCGTGCCGCTGCGCGAAGGGCTGCTGTTCGTGCACAACACCCTGGTGGGGCTGAACCTGCGCGACAAGGTCAAGCTTGGCGCCAGCGGCAAGATCGTCAGCGCCTTCGACATCGCCAGCGTGCTGGCCATCGGCGCCGACTGGGCCAACTCGGCGCGTGGCTTCATGTTCGCCATTGGCTGCATCCAGTCGCAGAGCTGCCATACCAACAAGTGCCCGACCGGCGTGGCCACCCAGGACGCCCTGCGCCAGCGGGCGCTGGTGGTGCCGGACAAGGCCCAACGGGTGCTCAATTTCCACCACAACACTTTGCGTGCGCTGGCCGAGATGCTCGCCGCGGCGGGGCTGGAACACCCAGCCCAACTGGAGGCCAAGCACCTGGTACGACGAATCTCGGCCACCGAGATCAAGCTGTTCTCGCAGATGCATGTGTTCCTCAAGCCGGGCGAGTTGCTTACCGGCGAGGTCAATGGGCAGTTCTATTCGCGGATGTGGCAACTGGCTCGTGCCGACAGTTTCGAGCCGCACAGCGAGGTGGCGGCCTGA
- a CDS encoding amino acid permease — translation MPVGNHPAHGESAQGGPLKRELGERHIRLMALGACIGVGLFLGSAKAIEMAGPAIMLSYIIGGLAILVIMRALGEMAVHNPVAGSFSRYAQDYLGPLAGFLTGWNYWFLWLVTCVAEITAVAIYMGIWFPDVPRWIWALMALGSMGAINLIAVKAFGEFEFWFALIKIVTIIAMVLGGIGIIAFGFGNDGVAMGISNLWSNGGFMPNGVTGVLMSLQMVMFAYLGVEMIGLTAGEARNPQKTIPQAIGSVFWRILLFYVGALFVILSIYPWNEIGSQGSPFVMTFERLGIKTAAGIINFVVITAALSSCNGGIFSTGRMLYSLAQNGQAPATFARTSKSGVPRNALLLSIGALLLGVLANYLVPEKVFVWVTSIATFGAIWTWVMILLAQLKFRAGLSTAERNALKYRMWLWPLSSYLALAFLVLVVGLMAYFPDTRVALYIGPAFLVLLTVLYYAFRLAPKEAQALTSSV, via the coding sequence ATGCCCGTCGGCAACCACCCTGCCCATGGCGAGTCCGCCCAAGGCGGCCCGCTCAAGCGCGAGCTGGGCGAACGGCACATCCGTTTGATGGCCCTTGGCGCCTGTATCGGCGTCGGCCTGTTCCTCGGTTCGGCCAAGGCCATCGAAATGGCCGGCCCCGCCATCATGCTGTCCTACATCATCGGTGGCCTGGCCATCCTGGTGATCATGCGCGCCCTCGGCGAGATGGCCGTGCACAACCCGGTCGCAGGCTCCTTCAGCCGCTACGCGCAAGACTACCTCGGCCCGCTGGCGGGCTTTCTCACGGGCTGGAACTACTGGTTCCTGTGGCTGGTGACCTGCGTTGCCGAAATCACCGCAGTGGCCATCTACATGGGCATCTGGTTCCCCGATGTGCCGCGCTGGATCTGGGCGCTGATGGCCCTGGGCAGCATGGGCGCGATCAACCTGATCGCGGTCAAGGCGTTCGGCGAGTTCGAGTTCTGGTTCGCCCTGATCAAGATCGTCACCATCATTGCCATGGTGCTCGGCGGCATCGGCATCATCGCTTTCGGCTTCGGTAACGACGGCGTGGCCATGGGTATCTCCAACCTGTGGAGCAACGGCGGCTTCATGCCCAACGGCGTGACCGGCGTGCTGATGTCGCTACAGATGGTGATGTTCGCCTACCTGGGCGTGGAAATGATCGGCCTGACCGCCGGTGAGGCACGCAACCCGCAGAAGACCATCCCGCAAGCCATCGGCTCGGTGTTCTGGCGCATCCTGCTGTTCTATGTGGGCGCGCTGTTCGTGATCCTGTCGATCTACCCGTGGAACGAGATCGGTAGCCAGGGCAGCCCGTTCGTCATGACCTTCGAGCGCCTTGGAATCAAGACTGCCGCCGGCATCATCAACTTCGTGGTGATCACCGCCGCGCTGTCGTCGTGCAACGGCGGCATCTTCAGCACCGGGCGCATGCTCTACAGCCTGGCGCAGAACGGCCAGGCCCCGGCCACCTTCGCCCGCACCTCGAAGAGCGGCGTGCCGCGCAATGCGCTGCTGCTGTCGATCGGCGCGCTGCTGCTGGGCGTGCTGGCCAACTACCTGGTGCCGGAGAAGGTGTTCGTCTGGGTGACCTCGATCGCCACCTTCGGTGCGATCTGGACCTGGGTGATGATCCTGCTGGCGCAGCTGAAGTTCCGCGCCGGGCTGAGCACTGCCGAGCGCAATGCGCTGAAGTACCGCATGTGGCTGTGGCCGCTGAGTTCGTACCTGGCGCTGGCGTTCCTGGTGCTGGTGGTGGGCCTGATGGCGTACTTCCCGGATACCCGCGTGGCGCTGTATATCGGCCCGGCGTTCCTGGTGCTGCTGACGGTGCTGTACTACGCGTTCCGCCTGGCACCTAAAGAGGCGCAAGCGCTGACAAGCAGTGTCTGA
- a CDS encoding transglycosylase domain-containing protein, translated as MGALWQSEPTRTEAPKAPQAEAPLPKTPRQRRLWWRLILLILVLAIVAVGFAAYDEIQTSRVQSREFSRLAGTLTYALEPGPSDAIVYPGEGPFDKRLGYSALGEFLPRLLKRDYLITQQVRFSPALMNYVEHGLFVPYVEKIQAGLSITDCRGDTLYQYNYPQHLYPNFAAIPPVMVNSLLFIENRELLDPKDPQNNPAVDWPRFAKAAYSQIAKYLALPGQSAGGSTLATQLEKYRHSPDGLTVSGAEKIRQMISASVRAYQGGPDTTEARERIVRDYLNSVPLSAVPGHGEVHGMAEGLRVWYGADFDQVNQALNATANDEKSLAERGLALRQVLSLMIAQRRPSHYLSKGRIELAELTDAHIRVLAANAIIDQPLAAAALASKAVYRDWVAQPTIVPIITNKGISLARNRLAAMLNRPLYDLDRLDLSATSTLQADLQVQVSQYLKNLADPVFAAQIGLIGERLLTAKTTDQVSYSFTLFERTADGSRVRVQTDSTNQPFDINEGSKLELGSTAKLRVLTTYLEIIAELHDKYAGKPAAELKQVPVAELDRITQWSLEWLALNSKNQSLDAMLDAALERKYSANTGEAFFTGGGMHVFNNFRKEDNGRNPTLKDALRESINLPFIRLMRDIVRYVTYQQPFNREPLLKDDSDPRRQEYLSRFADREGTNYMMRFWKKYQRKTSQQRLDTFLDSLRVTPQRLAAVHRYLFPEASQETFNAFVRAHSKGDKLVMAKLTDGRLVEMYDAYGPGKYDLPDQGYIAKVHPLDLWMLGYLLKNPGASLKDTLNASRFERQEVYGWLFKSRHQGARDSRIRTMVEIEAFTDIHQRWKRVGYPFDHLVPSLATAIGSSGDRPAALSELVGIIQNDGVRLPTLRIDTLHFAQGTPYETQLTSDPDRGQRILPVEVARALKGAMSQVVDAGTARRISGSFKLHDGTPLVMGGKTGTGDNRIESFGAGGRLIGSRSLNRTATFVFFLGDNHFGTLTAFVPGRSAEAFKFTSALPVQVLKGMAPILMPYLEPGNPNACKVPQVASQP; from the coding sequence ATGGGCGCACTGTGGCAATCGGAACCAACCAGAACGGAAGCACCCAAAGCACCTCAGGCTGAAGCCCCCTTGCCCAAGACCCCACGTCAGCGTCGGCTGTGGTGGCGCCTGATCCTGCTGATCCTGGTGCTGGCCATCGTCGCCGTGGGCTTTGCCGCCTATGACGAAATCCAGACCTCGCGCGTGCAGTCCCGCGAGTTCAGCCGCCTGGCCGGCACCCTTACCTATGCCCTGGAGCCCGGCCCCAGCGACGCGATCGTCTACCCCGGCGAAGGCCCGTTCGACAAGCGCCTGGGCTACAGCGCCCTGGGCGAGTTCCTGCCGCGACTGCTCAAGCGCGACTACCTGATCACCCAGCAGGTGCGCTTCTCGCCGGCGCTGATGAACTATGTCGAGCACGGCCTGTTCGTGCCCTACGTCGAGAAGATCCAGGCTGGCCTGTCGATCACCGACTGCCGTGGCGACACTTTGTACCAGTACAACTACCCACAGCACCTGTATCCGAATTTCGCCGCGATCCCGCCGGTGATGGTCAACAGCCTGCTGTTCATCGAGAACCGCGAACTGCTCGACCCGAAAGACCCGCAGAACAACCCCGCAGTGGACTGGCCACGCTTCGCCAAGGCCGCCTACAGCCAGATAGCCAAGTACCTTGCCCTGCCGGGGCAATCCGCCGGTGGCAGCACCCTGGCCACCCAATTGGAAAAATACCGCCACTCGCCGGACGGGCTGACCGTTTCCGGCGCCGAGAAGATCCGCCAGATGATCTCCGCCAGCGTGCGCGCCTACCAGGGTGGTCCTGATACCACCGAGGCGCGCGAGCGCATCGTGCGCGACTACCTCAACAGCGTGCCGCTGTCGGCGGTGCCCGGGCACGGCGAGGTGCACGGCATGGCCGAAGGGCTGCGGGTCTGGTATGGCGCCGATTTCGACCAGGTCAACCAGGCGCTCAACGCCACCGCCAATGATGAAAAGAGCCTGGCCGAGCGAGGCCTGGCCCTGCGCCAGGTGCTGTCGTTGATGATCGCCCAGCGCCGCCCTTCGCACTACCTGTCCAAGGGCCGCATCGAGCTGGCGGAGCTTACCGATGCGCACATTCGCGTGCTGGCGGCCAACGCCATCATCGACCAGCCGCTGGCCGCCGCCGCCTTGGCCAGCAAGGCGGTGTACCGCGACTGGGTGGCGCAGCCGACCATCGTGCCGATCATCACCAACAAAGGCATCAGCCTGGCCCGCAACCGCCTGGCGGCCATGCTCAACCGCCCCTTGTACGACCTCGACCGCCTCGACCTGTCCGCCACCAGCACCCTGCAAGCCGACCTCCAGGTGCAGGTCAGCCAGTATCTGAAAAACCTCGCCGATCCGGTGTTCGCCGCGCAGATCGGCCTGATCGGCGAACGCCTGCTCACCGCCAAGACCACCGACCAAGTGAGCTACAGCTTCACCCTGTTCGAGCGCACCGCCGACGGCTCGCGGGTTCGAGTGCAGACCGACAGCACCAACCAGCCCTTCGACATCAACGAGGGCAGCAAGCTGGAGCTCGGCTCCACCGCCAAGTTGCGAGTGCTCACCACCTACCTGGAGATCATCGCCGAGCTGCACGACAAGTACGCCGGCAAACCCGCCGCCGAGCTGAAGCAGGTGCCGGTGGCCGAGCTCGACCGCATCACCCAGTGGTCGCTGGAATGGCTGGCCCTCAACAGCAAGAACCAGAGCCTCGACGCCATGCTCGACGCAGCGCTGGAGCGCAAGTATTCGGCCAACACCGGCGAGGCGTTCTTCACCGGCGGCGGCATGCACGTGTTCAACAACTTCCGCAAGGAAGACAACGGCCGCAACCCGACCCTCAAGGACGCCCTGCGCGAGTCGATCAACCTGCCGTTCATCCGCCTGATGCGCGATATCGTGCGCTATGTCACCTACCAGCAGCCGTTCAACCGCGAGCCGCTGCTCAAGGACGACAGCGACCCACGGCGCCAGGAGTACCTGTCACGCTTCGCCGACCGCGAAGGCACCAACTACATGATGCGGTTCTGGAAGAAGTACCAGCGCAAGACTTCGCAACAGCGCCTGGACACCTTCCTCGACAGCCTGCGCGTCACCCCGCAACGCCTGGCCGCGGTACATCGCTACCTGTTCCCCGAGGCCAGCCAGGAAACCTTCAACGCCTTCGTCCGCGCCCACAGCAAGGGCGACAAGCTGGTCATGGCCAAGCTCACCGATGGCCGCCTGGTGGAAATGTACGACGCCTATGGCCCTGGCAAGTACGACCTGCCCGACCAGGGCTACATCGCCAAGGTCCACCCGCTTGACCTGTGGATGCTCGGCTACCTGCTGAAAAATCCCGGCGCCTCGCTCAAGGACACCCTCAACGCCAGCCGCTTCGAGCGCCAGGAGGTCTACGGCTGGCTGTTCAAGAGCCGCCATCAGGGCGCCCGCGACAGCCGCATCCGCACCATGGTCGAGATCGAGGCCTTCACCGACATCCACCAGCGCTGGAAGCGCGTCGGCTACCCGTTCGACCACCTGGTGCCGTCGCTGGCCACCGCCATCGGCAGTTCCGGCGACCGCCCCGCCGCCCTGTCCGAGCTGGTGGGGATCATCCAGAACGACGGTGTGCGCCTGCCGACCCTGCGTATCGACACCCTGCACTTCGCCCAGGGCACGCCCTACGAGACCCAACTGACCAGCGACCCTGACCGTGGCCAGCGAATTCTCCCGGTGGAAGTGGCACGGGCGCTCAAGGGCGCCATGTCGCAGGTGGTCGATGCCGGTACCGCGCGGCGTATCTCTGGCAGCTTCAAGCTGCACGATGGCACCCCGCTGGTGATGGGCGGCAAGACCGGCACCGGCGACAACCGCATCGAAAGCTTCGGTGCCGGCGGCCGGCTGATCGGTTCACGCTCGCTGAACCGCACCGCCACCTTCGTGTTCTTCCTCGGCGACAACCATTTCGGCACCCTGACGGCGTTCGTCCCAGGGCGTTCGGCCGAAGCCTTCAAGTTCACCTCGGCGCTGCCAGTGCAAGTGCTCAAGGGCATGGCGCCGATCCTCATGCCCTATCTGGAACCGGGCAATCCCAATGCCTGCAAAGTGCCGCAGGTAGCTTCACAACCTTGA
- a CDS encoding alpha/beta fold hydrolase produces MRAFLLFFFLLASVPASFADDRCDVHVPSQRAELGKLSLVYQSVGAPRDPALLLVMGLGGQLIHWPDDVVEALCRQGFRVIRYDNRDVGLSRWNQLPASANLTVELLRYKLGLPVSAPYTLIDMADDGVRLMDALQIRQFHVLGVSMGGMIAQHMAAMAPQRVRSLTLVMSSSGAAGLPAPNPALVRLLARRSAPSREVAIEQQADLLAALGSPQVSDDRAVLRQQAAVAYDRAFNPDGVKRQIMAILAEPSRVELLNQLRVPTLVVHGTADPLLPVMHGVHLAAHIQGSQLRLIPGLAHRFQEPFKAPLLGAVLPYLQAHRQDVTHLAGL; encoded by the coding sequence ATGCGGGCGTTTCTACTTTTCTTCTTTCTACTGGCCAGCGTGCCGGCAAGCTTCGCCGATGACCGCTGTGACGTTCACGTACCGTCGCAACGGGCCGAGTTGGGCAAGCTGAGCCTGGTCTACCAGAGCGTCGGCGCGCCACGCGATCCGGCCTTGCTGTTGGTGATGGGCCTGGGCGGGCAACTGATCCACTGGCCCGACGACGTGGTCGAGGCGCTGTGCCGTCAGGGCTTTCGGGTGATTCGCTATGACAATCGCGATGTTGGCTTGTCACGCTGGAACCAACTGCCGGCCTCGGCCAACCTGACCGTCGAGTTGCTGCGCTACAAGCTGGGGCTGCCGGTGTCGGCCCCCTACACCTTGATCGACATGGCCGATGACGGCGTGCGCCTGATGGACGCGTTGCAGATTCGCCAGTTTCACGTGCTGGGGGTGAGCATGGGCGGCATGATTGCCCAGCACATGGCCGCCATGGCGCCGCAACGGGTGCGCAGCCTGACCCTGGTGATGTCCAGTTCGGGGGCCGCCGGCCTGCCGGCGCCGAATCCGGCGTTGGTACGGCTGCTGGCGCGGCGCAGCGCGCCGAGCCGCGAAGTGGCGATCGAGCAACAGGCCGATCTGCTGGCGGCCCTCGGCAGCCCGCAGGTCAGCGACGATCGCGCGGTGTTGCGCCAGCAGGCGGCGGTGGCCTATGACCGGGCGTTCAATCCAGACGGGGTGAAGCGCCAGATCATGGCGATCCTGGCCGAACCGAGTCGGGTCGAGTTGCTCAACCAGCTAAGGGTGCCGACCCTGGTGGTGCATGGCACGGCCGATCCGCTGTTGCCGGTGATGCATGGGGTGCATCTGGCGGCGCATATCCAGGGTAGCCAGCTACGGTTGATTCCAGGGTTGGCGCATCGCTTCCAGGAGCCGTTCAAGGCCCCGTTGCTGGGGGCGGTACTGCCGTATCTGCAAGCGCACCGGCAGGATGTCACCCATCTCGCCGGGCTGTGA
- a CDS encoding type B 50S ribosomal protein L31, translating to MKAGIHPDYRPVLFHDTAADVYFLIGSTVDTERTHLHSDGQTYPYVALDVSSASHPVYTGQQRKTTVEGRVAGFNKRFAGFQAKR from the coding sequence ATGAAAGCAGGTATTCACCCCGACTACCGTCCCGTGCTGTTCCACGACACCGCTGCCGATGTGTACTTCCTGATCGGTTCAACGGTGGACACCGAGCGTACCCATCTGCACAGCGACGGCCAGACCTACCCTTATGTGGCGCTGGATGTATCCAGCGCCTCGCACCCGGTGTACACCGGGCAGCAGCGCAAGACCACGGTGGAAGGGCGGGTGGCCGGGTTCAACAAGCGGTTTGCCGGGTTCCAGGCCAAGCGCTGA
- a CDS encoding NUDIX hydrolase: MPKIIHIAAALLIDAQGRTLLVRKRGTQAFMQPGGKIDAGESPAQALVRELHEELGLRVDPVQAVHLGQFSAPAANEPGFEVHAELFRVHCSETVCPAAEIEEVTWLSVDQATSLNLAPLTRDLILPLWREGLNAPR; the protein is encoded by the coding sequence ATGCCCAAGATCATCCACATCGCCGCCGCCCTGCTCATCGATGCCCAGGGCCGCACCCTGCTGGTGCGCAAGCGCGGCACCCAGGCGTTCATGCAGCCCGGCGGCAAGATCGATGCCGGCGAGTCGCCGGCCCAGGCGCTGGTGCGCGAGCTGCATGAGGAACTGGGCCTGCGCGTCGATCCGGTCCAGGCTGTGCACCTGGGGCAGTTCAGCGCCCCGGCGGCCAATGAACCGGGCTTTGAGGTTCACGCCGAGCTGTTCCGCGTTCATTGCAGCGAGACGGTATGCCCGGCGGCGGAAATCGAAGAGGTGACCTGGCTGAGCGTCGACCAGGCGACAAGCTTGAACCTGGCTCCTCTGACCCGCGATCTGATCCTGCCGCTGTGGCGCGAAGGCCTCAACGCACCGCGCTGA